A single Terriglobia bacterium DNA region contains:
- a CDS encoding energy transducer TonB, whose protein sequence is MRTLSLLVLLANLASAEDLSRIEHSLRQSYVTQTRTLQKFYSDSHLKYDASGALVGPGHPGSWTLGYVTINRLKLTQSQLEVRGNRVAVRIDETNHKSYIRENEDVRIDIALSATPDEATLRSAMDRVFYMPDTSIASDVPDYWRDLLSGNVVRAASPDGLRPFSFKNGCPSGISTDTPLQAEPSGVQKIVCDGLTIYFAVKGGVKPPKALHAPDPQYAEVARQAKYQGTTVLWLVVDQTGRTQMIRIVRAIGMGLDDAAVAAVRTWLFQPAELNGQSVAVQINVEVNFRLY, encoded by the coding sequence ATGCGGACTCTTTCTCTCCTTGTCCTTCTCGCCAACCTCGCTAGCGCCGAGGACCTCTCTCGCATCGAGCACTCGCTGCGGCAATCCTACGTGACACAAACCCGAACGCTGCAGAAGTTTTATTCCGACTCCCACTTGAAATACGACGCCTCCGGTGCGCTCGTCGGTCCCGGCCACCCTGGCTCGTGGACGCTCGGATACGTCACGATTAATCGCCTGAAGCTAACCCAGTCTCAGCTCGAAGTGCGTGGCAATCGCGTCGCCGTCCGAATCGATGAAACGAATCACAAGTCGTACATCCGCGAGAATGAGGACGTGCGCATCGACATAGCCCTCTCCGCCACGCCTGACGAGGCCACCTTACGAAGCGCTATGGATCGCGTATTCTACATGCCTGATACGAGCATTGCCTCTGACGTGCCCGACTACTGGCGCGATCTGCTTAGCGGAAATGTAGTCCGCGCGGCGAGTCCGGACGGCCTTCGACCTTTTAGCTTCAAGAACGGTTGCCCGTCCGGTATTTCGACGGACACGCCTCTTCAGGCCGAACCTTCCGGAGTCCAAAAAATCGTCTGCGACGGGCTGACCATTTATTTCGCCGTCAAAGGCGGGGTGAAACCGCCCAAGGCGCTGCACGCGCCAGATCCGCAGTACGCCGAGGTTGCACGTCAAGCAAAGTATCAGGGCACTACCGTCCTGTGGCTGGTCGTCGATCAAACCGGTCGCACGCAGATGATCCGCATTGTCCGCGCCATTGGGATGGGCCTCGATGACGCCGCAGTCGCGGCCGTTCGCACCTGGCTGTTCCAGCCCGCAGAACTCAATGGCCAGTCGGTCGCCGTCCAAATCAATGTGGAGGTCAATTTTAGGCTCTACTAG
- the hemL gene encoding glutamate-1-semialdehyde 2,1-aminomutase produces the protein MARRFDKSRELRRRAEAVIPGGVNSPVRAFGAVGGDPPFITRGQGAHIWDADGNDYIDYVGSWGPLILGHAAPAVVEAVIDAARRGTSFGASTPSEIDLAEAVLDAYPSMEHVRFVSSGTEATMSAIRLARAHTHRKYIVKFEGCYHGHSDALLVKAGSGVATLGIPGSAGVPEEFVQFTLALPYNDPDAVEEAFKKYPGQIACVIVEPVVGNMGCVPPRKGYLDALRYLTSRDNALLIFDEVMTGFRVAFGGAQELYGTRPDLTTLGKIIGGGLPVGAYGGPADIMDMIAPLGPVYQAGTLSGNPLAMAAGLATICHLRDHREIYGRMERMAATLVTMVTEAALDAGLQVTANRVGSMFTWFFTPETVTDWLGAATCNTTAFGRFHHGMLDAGVYLPPSQFEAAFLGAAHTDEDIHQTIAAAREALTGVHV, from the coding sequence ATGGCCCGCCGATTCGACAAATCGCGCGAACTCCGCCGTCGCGCCGAAGCCGTGATTCCCGGCGGTGTGAATTCGCCGGTGCGCGCCTTTGGCGCCGTCGGCGGCGATCCGCCCTTCATTACCCGCGGCCAGGGCGCCCATATCTGGGACGCCGACGGCAACGATTACATTGACTACGTCGGTTCCTGGGGCCCGCTGATCCTGGGCCACGCCGCGCCCGCCGTGGTCGAGGCCGTGATCGACGCCGCCCGCCGCGGCACCAGCTTCGGCGCTTCAACCCCTTCGGAAATTGATCTCGCCGAGGCCGTGCTCGATGCCTATCCCTCGATGGAGCACGTGCGCTTTGTCAGCTCGGGCACGGAAGCGACCATGTCGGCCATCCGCCTGGCCCGCGCCCATACCCACCGCAAATATATCGTCAAGTTCGAAGGCTGCTACCACGGACACAGTGACGCGCTGCTGGTGAAAGCCGGCTCCGGCGTGGCGACGCTCGGCATCCCCGGCTCGGCCGGTGTGCCCGAGGAGTTCGTCCAGTTCACCCTCGCGCTGCCTTACAACGATCCTGACGCAGTCGAGGAGGCGTTCAAGAAGTACCCGGGGCAGATCGCGTGCGTCATCGTTGAGCCGGTGGTCGGCAACATGGGTTGTGTCCCGCCGCGGAAGGGTTACCTGGACGCGCTCCGCTACCTCACCTCCCGGGACAATGCGCTCCTCATCTTCGACGAGGTGATGACGGGATTCCGTGTCGCCTTCGGCGGCGCGCAGGAACTGTACGGCACGCGCCCGGACCTGACCACGCTCGGCAAGATCATCGGCGGGGGTTTGCCGGTCGGCGCCTACGGCGGCCCGGCCGACATCATGGACATGATTGCGCCGCTCGGACCGGTGTATCAGGCGGGAACGCTCTCGGGAAATCCGCTGGCCATGGCGGCGGGCCTGGCGACCATCTGCCATCTGCGCGACCACCGCGAAATCTACGGCCGCATGGAACGCATGGCCGCCACTCTGGTCACGATGGTCACCGAAGCGGCCCTCGATGCCGGCCTGCAGGTCACGGCCAACCGCGTCGGCTCGATGTTCACCTGGTTCTTCACCCCGGAAACCGTCACTGACTGGCTGGGGGCGGCGACCTGCAATACCACCGCATTCGGGCGCTTCCACCACGGCATGCTGGACGCCGGCGTGTATCTGCCGCCATCCCAGTTCGAAGCAGCGTTCCTCGGCGCGGCCCACACCGATGAGGACATCCATCAGACCATCGCCGCCGCGCGCGAAGCGCTCACCGGCGTGCACGTGTGA
- a CDS encoding APC family permease, with amino-acid sequence MPRVPRVRRSLGLLPLVAATFFMVSGGPYGLEELVQKAGYGRALIVLLVLPFIWSLPTAFMVGELSGALPEEGGYYVWVRRALGPFWGFQEAWLSMLASIFDMAIYPTLFVLYLGQIAPSLGRGRNGLLVGAAIVAVAAIWNIAGIRAVGTSSVYLMLVLLFPFAAMTVYAMWRSPLTGVVHHGASVDLLGAVSVAMWNYMGWDNASTIAGEVEDPQRNYPRAMIGAAVLVAVVYLIPVAAAMVAGIDPGTWTTGSWVQAAGALGGRWLGLAVVAGGMICGLGMTNALVLSYTRVPFAMAQDGYLPTAFLRVHPKTGAPWVSILACAVAWTVCLPLGFERLVLIDIILYGVALLLEFVALVVLRVREPDLPRRFRAPGGIAGAAALGIGPAALLVLTFVRGESERTGPFTALGLGAILGLLGVLVYYAVRGRNEEVISNE; translated from the coding sequence ATGCCTCGCGTTCCCCGCGTACGACGCTCGCTCGGCCTGCTGCCGCTGGTCGCCGCCACCTTTTTCATGGTGTCGGGCGGCCCCTACGGCCTGGAGGAGTTGGTGCAAAAGGCGGGGTACGGCCGCGCCCTCATCGTCCTGCTGGTGCTGCCCTTCATCTGGAGCCTGCCCACCGCGTTCATGGTGGGAGAGCTTTCGGGCGCGCTGCCGGAGGAAGGCGGCTACTACGTCTGGGTGCGGCGCGCGTTGGGGCCGTTCTGGGGATTTCAGGAAGCGTGGCTCTCCATGCTGGCCAGCATCTTCGACATGGCAATCTACCCCACGCTGTTTGTCCTCTACCTGGGGCAGATCGCGCCCTCGCTGGGCCGCGGACGCAACGGGTTGCTGGTCGGCGCCGCAATCGTCGCCGTTGCCGCCATTTGGAACATCGCGGGAATCCGCGCCGTCGGCACCAGTTCCGTGTACCTCATGCTGGTGCTGCTGTTCCCCTTCGCGGCCATGACGGTTTACGCGATGTGGCGCTCGCCTCTCACAGGTGTGGTTCATCACGGTGCGTCCGTGGACTTGCTGGGCGCGGTGTCGGTCGCGATGTGGAATTACATGGGCTGGGACAACGCGTCCACCATCGCCGGCGAAGTCGAGGACCCGCAGCGCAATTATCCGCGCGCCATGATCGGCGCCGCCGTGCTGGTCGCCGTCGTGTATCTCATCCCCGTGGCAGCGGCCATGGTGGCCGGCATTGACCCGGGCACCTGGACGACCGGGTCCTGGGTGCAGGCCGCGGGCGCGCTTGGCGGGCGATGGTTGGGGCTGGCCGTAGTGGCGGGCGGCATGATCTGCGGCCTCGGCATGACCAACGCGCTGGTGCTGTCGTATACGCGCGTGCCCTTCGCCATGGCGCAGGATGGATATCTGCCCACGGCATTCCTGCGCGTGCACCCCAAGACCGGCGCGCCCTGGGTTTCGATCCTGGCGTGCGCGGTGGCGTGGACGGTATGCCTGCCGCTGGGCTTCGAACGCCTGGTGTTGATTGACATCATCCTGTACGGCGTGGCGCTGCTGCTGGAATTTGTCGCGCTGGTCGTGCTGCGCGTGCGCGAGCCGGATTTGCCGCGCCGCTTTCGCGCCCCGGGCGGCATCGCGGGCGCGGCTGCCTTGGGCATCGGACCGGCAGCCTTGCTGGTGCTCACCTTCGTCCGCGGCGAGAGCGAGCGCACCGGCCCCTTCACCGCGCTCGGCCTGGGCGCCATTCTGGGATTGCTGGGCGTGCTCGTGTATTACGCGGTGCGAGGAAGAAATGAGGAAGTAATCAGCAACGAATGA
- a CDS encoding FRG domain-containing protein, which translates to MQDVRVTNWTELNRELFENTWNAAILRYRSNQVYRGMGDATGDLRTGLMKLGGNIREVEFHILRNFKKYAHTDTVREDSQWNWLAVAQHHGVPTRLLDWSYSPYVALHFATEDLERYGCDGIIWCVDYVSVHKLLPKPMREVLAEERSNAFTVEMLERGAPSLAAMEKQSKEPFAVFLEPPSLDQRIVNQFSIFSMMSSPVARFDEWLLKEHTELVRRIIIPVDLKWEARDKLDQANITERVLFPGLDGLARWLTRHYTPRT; encoded by the coding sequence GTGCAAGACGTACGCGTCACCAACTGGACCGAGCTGAACCGCGAACTGTTCGAGAACACCTGGAACGCGGCGATTCTCCGCTACCGCTCCAATCAGGTGTATCGCGGCATGGGCGACGCCACCGGCGATCTACGCACCGGGCTGATGAAGCTCGGCGGCAACATCCGCGAAGTGGAATTCCACATCCTGCGGAATTTCAAGAAGTACGCGCACACCGACACGGTGCGCGAAGATTCGCAGTGGAACTGGCTGGCGGTGGCGCAGCACCACGGCGTGCCCACGCGCCTGCTGGACTGGAGCTACTCGCCCTACGTCGCGCTGCACTTCGCCACCGAGGACCTGGAGCGCTACGGTTGCGACGGGATCATCTGGTGCGTCGATTACGTCTCGGTGCACAAGCTGCTGCCGAAGCCGATGCGCGAGGTGCTGGCGGAGGAGCGGTCGAACGCGTTCACGGTGGAAATGCTGGAACGGGGCGCGCCGTCGCTGGCAGCAATGGAGAAGCAGTCGAAAGAGCCCTTCGCGGTCTTCCTGGAACCGCCCTCGCTGGACCAGCGCATCGTGAACCAGTTTTCGATCTTCTCGATGATGTCGAGCCCGGTGGCGCGCTTTGACGAGTGGCTGCTGAAAGAACACACCGAGCTGGTGCGGCGGATCATTATTCCGGTGGACCTGAAGTGGGAGGCGCGCGACAAGCTCGATCAGGCCAACATCACCGAGCGCGTGCTGTTCCCGGGACTGGACGGGCTGGCGCGCTGGCTGACGCGGCACTACACGCCGAGAACTTAA